CTTCCGAAATTGAACATGAGGAAATCCACAACCTCACCGCTTAGAATCCGGTCCAGGAAGTTGCCGATTGCTCCGCCAAGGACAAGCGCCAGTGCGGTTGGCAGCAGCTTGCGGGTCTTGCGGGCCTTGTTCAGGTACCAGACGATTCCGCATACAACGACTACCGTAATCACAATGAAGAACCACTGCTGCCCCTCCAGAATTCCGAAGGCGGCTCCACGATTGCGGTGCGACGTAATAATGAAGAAATCCTTGATTACCGGAATTTGCTCTGCGAGCTCCAGCCGGGTGGCAATCAGATATTTGGTACCCTGGTCAATCACAAATACAATTAGCGCAATCAGAAAGTACACCACAGAAGTTGTCACTCCGTTCTTATTTTTCCCGCGGCTTCGCGGTACGAATACTGTATAAAGACTTGTATATTGTAGCACAGGCCTCAAGATACCGTCCATGGCATGGTCATACGGATCTGTAAAGTCAGGGCACTATTTGCCATCGCTAAAAAAGGGCCCCGGAGGCCAAGCTATCTATACAAGCGGAAACGGTTTTGCCGTCTTTTTAAAGGACGGTACCGTTTCAGCGATTAGCTACCGAAAGGAGCTCACAGCAATGAGCCATCTTACATCACAGCAGCTCTCCGGGCTGCGTACTGCTCTCCTGCAGCAGCAGGAGGATATCAAGCACAGGCTGAGTAACAGCGGACAATATGGACTGCAGGAGTCTATGCGGGATAACACTGGAGAGCTGTCCGAAATCGACAATCATCCCGGCGATGCCGCCACAGAGCTGTATAACCGCTCCATGGATATCTCCCTGCTGGAGCGCGATGAGCATGAGCTGGACGATATTGAATCAGCACTGCGGGCGATGGACGAAGGAACCTATGGCATCTGCATCGCCAGCGGCGAACCCATTCCCTATGAGCGCCTGGCCGCCCTTCCCTCCACCCGCTTCACCAAGGAGCACGCCCCCCGCCAGAGCGCTCCATTCACCCGGCCGGCCGAGGAGGA
This genomic interval from Paenibacillus sp. FSL H8-0332 contains the following:
- the lspA gene encoding signal peptidase II; protein product: MVYFLIALIVFVIDQGTKYLIATRLELAEQIPVIKDFFIITSHRNRGAAFGILEGQQWFFIVITVVVVCGIVWYLNKARKTRKLLPTALALVLGGAIGNFLDRILSGEVVDFLMFNFGSYTFPIFNVADSCIVVGVGLIILDTLLEVKGEQEVTEVKESQEVKEGNE
- a CDS encoding TraR/DksA C4-type zinc finger protein codes for the protein MSHLTSQQLSGLRTALLQQQEDIKHRLSNSGQYGLQESMRDNTGELSEIDNHPGDAATELYNRSMDISLLERDEHELDDIESALRAMDEGTYGICIASGEPIPYERLAALPSTRFTKEHAPRQSAPFTRPAEEELLSPPFGRTSLDERDDQNGFDGEDAWQIVESWGNSDSPAMAEGSNIGSYNDMEIEADETEGFVEPWENFVATDITGNHLTIIKGNSYRHYMDDGEGDYLLDPTRKERK